Proteins found in one Coffea eugenioides isolate CCC68of chromosome 5, Ceug_1.0, whole genome shotgun sequence genomic segment:
- the LOC113772046 gene encoding putative calcium-transporting ATPase 13, plasma membrane-type — protein MSSIIDANLLCKSFVNQLSALNRRRWHSAFVTIYCSRAFEQALAARNSKVLLIPSQRATKKTTKISSLCDHVIINVKDYPNFYNTYQPSLTKLVKEKSIHQLNELGGVLGIATSLNTKIQHGLNFNDYEDISRRVEAFGSNTFRKPPKKGFFPFVWEAFQDPTISILLACAALSLGFGIKENGPKEGWYDGGSIFVAVFLVISVSAISNFRQNRQFERLSKISSNIPVEVVRNGKRQQISIFEIVVGDVVYLKTGDQVPADGLFLEGHSLRIDESSMTGESDHLEVNHSQNPFLISGTKVADGYGQMLVTSVGMNTTWGQMMSSVSHDFNEKTPLQSRLNKLTSAISKVGLAVAFLVLVVLLVRYFTGHTKDTYGNKEFNGSKTKADDVINAVVKIIAAAVTIVVVAIPEGLPLAVTLTLAYSMKRMMADQAMVRKLSACETMGSATTICTDKTGTLTLNRMTVTEFWLGKDSMDKDSYISISTNVLKLLHEAVSLNTTGSVFGSISSRTEGLKFSGSPTEKAILSWAVMELNMDMERIKQNCSILHVEAFNSDKKRSGVLMKRTADNLINVHWKGAAEMILAMCSHYYDAEGEVKLLDHLERKKFEEIIQCMGASSLRCIAFAYKQISETSDDIGEIQQSLEDKNLILLGIVGLKDPCRSSVKKAVEYCQYAGVKIKMITGDNVFTARAIATECGILKVNQEANEGLVVEGVEFRNYTDEERMEKVDKIVVMARSSPFDKHLMVNCLKAKGHVVAVTGDGTNDAPALKEADIGLSMGIQGTEVAKESSDIVILDDNFASVATVLTWGRCVYNNIQKFIQFQLTVNVAALVINFVAAFSAGEVSLTAVQLLWVNLIMDTLGALALATERPTKDLMHKPPVGRTEPLITNIMWRNLVSQALYQIAVLLTLQFRGESIFGVSKKVNNTLIFNTFVLCQVFNEFNARKLERKNVFEGIHRNKLFLGIIGVTIILQVVMVEFLQRFANTERLNWGQWGACIGIAAASWPIGWIVKCIPVPERPVFSYLMWKNLKGM, from the coding sequence ATGTCGTCAATAATTGATGCAAACTTACTTTGCAAGAGCTTTGTTAATCAACTTAGTGCACTGAACAGAAGGAGATGGCACTCAGCTTTTGTGACCATATATTGTTCAAGGGCCTTTGAACAAGCTCTCGCCGCTCGAAATAGCAAAGTTTTGCTTATTCCATCACAAAGAGCAACGAAGAAAACAACCAAGATTTCAAGCCTTTGTGACCATGTGATAATCAATGTCAAAGATTACCCCAACTTTTACAATACTTATCAGCCAAGCCTCACAAAGCTTGTCAAGGAGAAAAGCATTCATCAGCTTAACGAATTAGGTGGTGTTCTAGGTATAGCTACTTCTCTCAATACAAAAATTCAGCATGGATTAAATTTTAATGATTACGAAGATATTTCACGTAGAGTTGAAGCTTTTGGTAGCAATACATTTCGTAAACCGCCCAAAAAGGGATTCTTCCCTTTTGTTTGGGAAGCTTTTCAAGATCCTACAATTTCCATTCTTTTGGCATGTGCTGCATTGTCTCTTGGTTTTGGGATAAAAGAGAATGGTCCAAAAGAAGGATGGTATGATGGTGGAAGTATTTTTGTTGCTGTATTTCTTGTTATTTCTGTTTCAGCAATCAGTAATTTTAGGCAGAATCGACAATTTGAGAGGCTTTCCAAGATTAGCAGCAATATCCCAGTTGAAGTAGTGAGAAATGGGAAGAGACAGCAAATTTCAATCTTTGAAATTGTTGTAGGAGATGTTGTTTACTTGAAGACTGGTGATCAGGTACCTGCTGATGGATTATTCTTGGAGGGGCATTCCTTACGCATTGATGAATCAAGCATGACTGGAGAAAGTGATCATCTTGAAGTAAATCACAGTCAGAATCCATTCTTGATTTCTGGCACTAAAGTAGCTGATGGATATGGTCAAATGCTTGTTACTTCTGTTGGAATGAACACAACTTGGGGGCAAATGATGAGCTCTGTTAGCCACGATTTTAATGAGAAAACCCCTCTTCAATCTCGCCTCAATAAGCTCACTTCAGCAATCAGTAAAGTTGGCTTAGCAGTTGCCTTTTTAGTTCTTGTGGTGCTTTTGGTTCGCTACTTTACAGGTCATACAAAGGATACATATGGAAATAAAGAGTTCAATGGCAGCAAAACGAAGGCTGATGATGTGATTAATGCTGTTGTGAAAATTATTGCTGCAGCAGTAACAATTGTAGTTGTTGCAATTCCAGAAGGCTTGCCTCTGGCTGTAACACTTACACTTGCTTATTCGATGAAGAGAATGATGGCTGATCAGGCAATGGTGAGAAAGCTTTCTGCTTGTGAAACAATGGGCTCTGCTACAACCATCTGTACAGACAAAACAGGTACTCTTACTTTAAATAGAATGACAGTTACAGAGTTTTGGCTGGGCAAAGATTCAATGGACAAAGATAGCTACATTTCCATCTCAACCAATGTTCTTAAATTGCTACACGAAGCAGTGAGCCTGAACACCACAGGAAGTGTTTTTGGGTCAATTAGTTCACGAACTGAGGGCCTCAAGTTCTCAGGAAGTCCTACTGAGAAAGCAATTCTATCTTGGGCTGTGATGGAATTAAATATGGATATGGAAAGAATAAAACAGAATTGCTCAATTCTTCATGTAGAAGCATTCAATTCAGATAAGAAGAGAAGTGGCGTCTTGATGAAGAGGACTGCAGATAATTTGATTAATGTCCACTGGAAAGGAGCTGCTGAAATGATACTAGCAATGTGCTCGCACTACTATGATGCTGAAGGAGAAGTGAAATTACTAGATCATCTTGAGAGaaagaaatttgaagaaataatTCAGTGCATGGGTGCCAGCAGTCTGAGATGTATTGCATTTGCTTACAAGCAAATATCAGAAACTAGTGACGACATTGGAGAAATACAACAATCATTAGAAGATAAGAACTTGATCCTTTTGGGTATTGTAGGCCTGAAAGATCCCTGTCGCTCCAGTGTGAAGAAAGCTGTGGAATATTGTCAATATGCTGGTGTGAAGATCAAAATGATCACTGGTGACAACGTATTCACTGCAAGGGCAATAGCCACTGAATGTGGGATACTTAAGGTTAATCAAGAGGCCAACGAAGGATTGGTGGTGGAAGGTGTGGAATTTCGCAACTACACAGATGAGGAAAGGATGGAAAAGGTTGATAAAATTGTTGTAATGGCAAGATCATCTCCTTTTGACAAGCATCTCATGGTGAATTGTTTAAAAGCTAAAGGTCATGTTGTAGCAGTGACTGGAGATGGAACAAATGACGCACCAGCATTGAAAGAGGCTGATATAGGACTTTCTATGGGGATTCAGGGAACTGAAGTTGCTAAAGAGAGTTCCGATATTGTCATTCTGGATGACAATTTTGCTTCTGTTGCCACAGTTCTTACATGGGGAAGATGTGTATACAACAACATCCAGAAATTTATTCAGTTCCAGCTGACAGTGAATGTGGCAGCTCTGGTGATCAACTTTGTGGCAGCATTTTCAGCCGGAGAAGTATCATTAACAGCAGTTCAACTCTTGTGGGTAAATCTCATCATGGATACTCTTGGCGCCTTAGCTCTAGCAACAGAAAGGCCAACGAAGGATCTCATGCACAAGCCTCCAGTTGGGCGTACCGAGCCCCTCATCACCAACATCATGTGGAGGAACTTAGTCTCTCAAGCCTTGTATCAGATTGCAGTTCTTCTGACATTACAGTTCAGAGGTGAATCAATCTTTGGTGTAAGCAAAAAGGTAAACAATACCTTGATCTTCAACACTTTTGTTCTTTGCCAAGTGTTCAACGAGTTCAATGCAAGGAAGCTTGAGAGGAAGAATGTGTTTGAGGGGATACATAGGAACAAGTTGTTCTTGGGAATTATTGGGGTTACAATTATTCTTCAAGTGGTGATGGTGGAATTTCTGCAGAGGTTTGCTAATACAGAGAGATTGAATTGGGGGCAATGGGGAGCTTGCATAGGAATTGCAGCTGCCTCTTGGCCAATTGGCTGGATTGTTAAGTGCATACCTGTTCCAGAGAGACCAGTGTTCAGTTATCTCATGTGGAAGAACTTGAAAGGAATGTAG